A genomic window from Papaver somniferum cultivar HN1 unplaced genomic scaffold, ASM357369v1 unplaced-scaffold_15, whole genome shotgun sequence includes:
- the LOC113335705 gene encoding uncharacterized protein LOC113335705: protein MTHFCSMPKSEIDWDNLYGNRYLREHMQMMTEIDEDQLKQNIAKLNEEKLADFKEVTYFVERKDGSKFFLNGSAGTGKTFVYNAIAVSCRLKGDIVLTVASSGITSLLLEGGRTAHSTFRIPIDITSTSVCSIAKQKEEAEFIKQATLIIWVGSEPVDKVDLPSAVNVCKNR from the exons ATGACGCATTTCTGCTCGATGCCTAAGTCTGAGATTGACTGGGATAATCTTTATGGAAACCGTTACCTACGCGAGCATATGCAAATGATGACAGAAATAGATGAGGATCAGCTTAAGCAGAATATTGCTAAATTGAATGAGGAGAAGCTTGCGGATTTCAAGGAGGTGACATATTTCGTGGAGCGAAAAGACGGGTCTAAATTCTTTCTGAATGGTAGTGCAGGGACAGGAAAGACATTCGTCTACAACGCCATTGCTGTGAGCTGCCGTTTGAAGGGAGACATTGTTTTGACTGTTGCATCGTCCG GAATAACTTCCTTGCTTTTGGAGGGAGGTCGCACTGCACATTCAACATTCAGAATTCCTATAGATATAACAAGTACCAGCGTTTGTTCAATAGCTAAACAAAAGGAAGAAGCTGAATTTATAAAACAGGCGACTTTGATTATATGG GTAGGTTCTGAACCAGTCGACAAAGTTGATCTGCCATCGGCTGTGAACGTATGTAAAAACAGATGA